The genomic window AAATGGCCCAGGCAGGGTGAAgtgggggagggaagggcagAACCACACTGAGCTCAGGACACTGCAAAACTCCCACACCGCTGGGGCCAGGGCCAGGCTGCACGGGGTTCAGAGATGGCTCCCCGGTGAGAGGTTCAGACTTCCAACAGCAAAGGGGTAGGGACCCCCTGGAGTGGAAGTTGGCAGGGAAGGTCTCAGGAGCGGAGGCTAAACCTCAGGTTACTTACAGACCCCACGGAGTGGAGGTTACTTGCAGGGGCCGTGCGACTTTCCTGGCTTCCCAGGACCCCTGTGACAATGCTCCTGGCAGCCACCGCCCTCTCGAGGTCGTCCCTACCTGTGACTGGCCCCTGGGAGCCGCAGCAGGGTCACCGGCCGGCACGCCCCTCAGAGAAGTCACTGGCTGGCCCTGGAGCTCCCCATCTGACTGATGGACAGGAGACCCGCCAGGCCCAAGCCCACAGGCCAGATGGGGGCACTCCATGTAGCGCCCCCACAGTCAGTCTTGTGGGCCGGTGTAGGGAGACGTGGCGGTGAAGCAGAGTATGGGACGGGAGAAGGTTACCTGGGGCCTGGCGCCCAAAGCTGAGCGACAAGGGAGGAGGTGAGGACAGCCAGAGGCCCTCACAGCCCTGATGGGGCCGGAAGACGCCAAGGCCCAGAGATGGGGGCCGGGGCTCCAGGTCGGAGCGAGGAGGTGGTGAAGCCGGTGGAAAAACCCAGCCCGGGCGGGCAGGCCAGGCCCTCTTCCACGGCGCCACAGCGGCTTCGAGCCAGGCAGAGCCAAACCCCCGAGGAAAGGAGTCCTTCCCCAGCTCTCACCTCCCCAGACCCGGCAGGGTTGCCTGGACAATGGCTCAGGCCTTCCGGAGGTTGCCACGGAGCCGGGAGCCCAGGGCTGCCCCAGCCCACGCTCGGCTGCTTGTCTCCCGCGCTCCTGCCCTCTCGGGAGCGGTGTCCGGGGGAGGGAATCGCGCCACGGGGCCCCTGCTCCACCGCGGGTGGGATCCGTCTTCCTCTGGAGACCCCAGTGTGTGCGGCGGAGCTGAGGACTGATCCTCAAGCTGCTTCCTGACCCTGCTTGTGTGTCTCAGGAAACTGTGACACTCACCCAGCCCAGGGGTCCCTGCTCCAGGGGCCACAGCAACAGGGAGAAGAGAGGGCACTCCTGAGGGTGCACGGCCCACTTGCGGGGGGCACAGCCTGTGTGGCAGAAGGGACGGAGCCTGGCTGTCCCACCACAGCGACTCCAACCTCTTATAAGCCTCAAGACACTCTCGGGGCTTGGGTGGCGAGATCCTGGCaacagagcagggcagaggacGGGCCTTCAGGACTCCCAGCTGGTTCCGGAGGCACAGGCGGTGCAGCCCCCACTCTGGCGACAGCAGCCAAACGTTCTGTCCTTCTCCACAGGCTGGGGGTGTGCGGCAGGGAGAGGGGGGTCCTGACTGTTCTCACCTGGACCCAGGCCCCGGCCCTCCCGCCCGCGGGCTGTCACACCCCTCGGCCCAAGGTTGACATGGCCACACAGCTTTGGTAAAGACTTTTAAGAGAAAGAAGTGTTTTAAAAAGTAGCAGTGCTCTGAGACTCGGGGTGTAGGATCAGGGGGCACAGCCTGGTTCCGGGAGGCCCCTTGCGCACAGACGGTGGCCCGGGGCCACAGTGCTTGCTCTCAGGGGAGGCGGGGCCAGGGGACGCGGCCTGTGTCCGGCCCGGGGCTCCCGGCGGGCTCCGGCGGCGGGGACAGTGGCGAGGCTGCTCACCACTTCAGGAACACCATTCCGGCCAGGACGGCATAGCCCAGCACCAGGAAGAGAACCTTGAGCAGACGGTCACTCTTCTCCTCCAGCTCCTTGGCCAGGATCTCCAGGAAGGTGATGAAGAGGAAGGTGCCGCCCGCCAGGCCCTGCAGCAGCACGGAGGCCACGCTGCCCGGCACGCCCTGGGCGCTCTCGATGCCCAGGCCCAGGCCGATGCCCAGGGGGATCATGGCGCTCACGGTGACTGCCAGCTTGGCTGCGTCCCGCAGGGGCATGGCACTCCGGGCCATGCTGATGCCCAGGGCCACGGCCACCAGCGTCTCGTGGACAGCCACCCCCACGAACAAGCTCACCactttctccccctcctcctgcaGGCCCAGCGCCAGGCCCTCGAAGACCGAGTGGGCTGACAGCGCGAAGGCCAGGCTGAGCAGGCGCACGGGGCTGGCGCGCGCGAGGCCCTGCACGCTCAGGCTGGGGCCGTGGCCGTGGGGCTCCACGTAGAGCGCGTGGCCCCGCGCGCCCCCCATGAAGGGGCTCTCGTACTCTGAGTCGCTGCCCGCGTCCGAGCCGGC from Piliocolobus tephrosceles isolate RC106 unplaced genomic scaffold, ASM277652v3 unscaffolded_21207, whole genome shotgun sequence includes these protein-coding regions:
- the LOC111534629 gene encoding zinc transporter ZIP3, with amino-acid sequence MTVFLEQLILTFRKEKPSFIDLETFNAGSDAGSDSEYESPFMGGARGHALYVEPHGHGPSLSVQGLARASPVRLLSLAFALSAHSVFEGLALGLQEEGEKVVSLFVGVAVHETLVAVALGISMARSAMPLRDAAKLAVTVSAMIPLGIGLGLGIESAQGVPGSVASVLLQGLAGGTFLFITFLEILAKELEEKSDRLLKVLFLVLGYAVLAGMVFLKW